Proteins encoded within one genomic window of Sorex araneus isolate mSorAra2 chromosome 9, mSorAra2.pri, whole genome shotgun sequence:
- the LOC101553451 gene encoding cytochrome b-c1 complex subunit 9, which translates to MAGSAITAKLYSALFRRTSTFALTIAVGALFFERAFDQGADAIYEQINQGKLWKHIKHKYEN; encoded by the exons ATGGCGGGTTCGGCGATCACCGCGAAGTTGTACTCGGCGCTGTTCCGCAGGACCTCCACCTTCGCCCTCACCATCGCCGTGGGCGCCCTGTTCTTCGAACGCGCCTTCGATCAAGGCGCGGACGCGATCTACGAGCAGATCAACCAGGGG AAACTGTGGAAACACATCAAGCACAAGTATGAGAACTAG